One window from the genome of Bacillus rossius redtenbacheri isolate Brsri chromosome 17, Brsri_v3, whole genome shotgun sequence encodes:
- the LOC134540919 gene encoding serine/arginine repetitive matrix protein 1-like, protein MPFTGTAWLQDVRKETLRRLLVELKVADVDPETKTLEELCQRARKRFGKRGTRIDSALQAPEETPRWRHQRRLRAACTRGDSVLQAPEETPRYRHQRRLRAAGTRGDSALEAPEETPRCKHQRRLRAASTRGDSALQAPEVTPRCKHQSTRGDSALQAPEVTPRCKHQRRLRSESTRGDSALQTPYVTPRCKHQRRLRAANTRGDSALQLLEDTPRCKLQRRLRAATPEVTPRCKHQRRLRAASTRGDSALHAPEETPRCKHQRRLRAAGTRGDSALEAPEETPRCKHRRRLRAASTGGDSALQAPEETPRCKHRRRLRAASTRGDSALQAPEVTPCWRHQRRLRAAGTRGDSAMEAPEETPRCKLQRRLRAARTRGDSVLHAPEETPRCKHQRRLRAAGTRGDSALEAREETPRCKHQRRLRAGGTRGDSALQAPEETLRCKHQRRLRAAGTRGDSALQTPEETPRCKHQKRLRAASTRRYSALQAPEETPRWRHQRRLRAANTRGDSALQAPKETPRCKHQRRLRAAGTRGDSALQAPEETPRCKHQRRLRAASTRGDSALQAPEETPRCKHHITRGDSALQAPGETPRCRHQRRLRAASTICDSALQAPEETPRCRHQRRLRAAGTRGDSALQAPEETPRCKHQRRLRAASTRGDSALEAPEETPRCRHQRRLRAASTRGDSALQAPEVTPRCKHQRRLRAASTRGDSALQAPEETPRCKHQRRLRAASTRGDSALQAPEETPRLKR, encoded by the exons GCACCAGAATAGACTCCGCGCTGCAAGCACCAGAGGAGACTCCGCGCTGGAGGCACCAGAGGAGACTCCGTGCTGCATGCACCAGAGGAGACTCCGTGCTGCAAGCACCAGAGGAGACTCCGCGCTACAGGCACCAGAGGAGACTCCGCGCTGCAGGCACCAGAGGAGACTCCGCGCTGGAGGCACCAGAAGAGACTCCGCGCTGCAAACACCAGAGGAGACTCCGCGCTGCAAGCACCAGAGGAGACTCCGCGCTGCAGGCACCAGAGGTGACTCCGCGCTGCAAGCACCAGAG CACCAGAGGAGACTCCGCACTGCAGGCACCAGAGGTGACTCCGCGCTGCAAGCACCAGAGGAGACTCCGCTCTGAAAGCACTAGAGGAGACTCCGCGCTGCAAACACCATATGTGACTCCGCGCTGCAAGCACCAGAGGAGACTCCGCGCTGCAAACACCAGAGGAGACTCCGCGCTGCAATTACTAGAGGATACTCCGCGCTGCAAGCTCCAGAGGAGGCTCCGCGCTGCAACACCAGAGGTGACTCCGCGCTGCAAACACCAGAGGAGACTACGCGCTGCAAGCACCAGAGGAGACTCCGCGCTGCATGCACCAGAGGAGACTCCGCGCTGCAAGCACCAGAGGAGACTCCGCGCTGCAGGCACCAGAGGAGACTCCGCGCTGGAGGCACCAGAGGAGACTCCGCGCTGCAAGCACCGGAGGAGACTCCGCGCTGCAAGCACCGGAGGAGACTCCGCGCTGCAAGCACCGGAGGAGACTCCGCGCTGCAAGCACCGGAGGAGACTCCGCGCTGCAAGCACCAGAGGTGACTCCGCACTGCAAGCACCAGAGGTGACTCCGTGCTGGAGGCACCAGAGGAGACTCCGCGCTGCAGGCACCAGAGGAGACTCCGCGATGGAGGCACCAGAGGAGACTCCGCGCTGCAAGCTCCAGAGGAGACTACGCGCTGCAAGAACCAGAGGAGACTCCGTGCTGCATGCACCAGAGGAGACTCCGCGCTGCAAGCACCAGAGGAGACTCCGGGCTGCAGGCACCAGAGGAGACTCCGCGCTGGAGGCACGAGAGGAGACTCCGCGCTGCAAGCACCAGAGGAGACTCCGCGCTGGAGGCACCAGAGGAGACTCCGCGCTGCAGGCACCAGAGGAGACTCTGCGCTGCAAACACCAAAGGAGACTCCGCGCTGCAGGCACCAGAGGAGACTCCGCGCTGCAAACACCAGAGGAGACTCCGCGCTGCAAACACCAGAAAAGACTTCGCGCTGCAAGCACCAGACGATACTCCGCGCTGCAAGCACCAGAGGAGACTCCGCGCTGGAGGCACCAGAGGAGACTCCGCGCTGCAAACACCAGAGGAGACTCCGCGCTGCAAGCACCAAAGGAGACTCCGCGCTGCAAACACCAGAGGAGACTCCGCGCTGCAGGCACCAGAGGTGACTCCGCGCTGCAAGCACCAGAGGAGACTCCGCGCTGCAAGCACCAGAGGAGACTCCGCGCTGCAAGCACCAGAGGAGACTCCGCGCTGCAGGCACCAGAGGAGACTCCGCGCTGCAAGCACCATAT CACCAGAGGAGACTCCGCGCTGCAAGCACCAGGGGAGACTCCGCGCTGCAGGCACCAGAGGAGACTCCGCGCTGCAAGCACCATATGTGACTCCGCACTGCAAGCACCAGAGGAGACTCCGCGCTGCAGGCACCAGAGGAGACTCCGCGCTGCAGGCACCAGAGGAGACTCCGCGCTGCAAGCACCAGAGGAGACTCCGCGCTGCAAGCACCAGAGGAGACTCCGCGCTGCAAGCACCAGAGGAGACTCCGCGCTGGAGGCACCAGAGGAGACTCCGCGCTGCAGGCACCAGAGAAGACTCCGCGCTGCAAGCACCAGAGGAGACTCCGCGCTGCAAGCACCAGAGGTGACTCCGCGCTGCAAGCACCAGAGGAGACTCCGCGCTGCAAGCACCAGAGGTGACTCCGCGCTGCAAGCACCAGAGGAGACTCCGCGCTGCAAGCACCAGAGGAGACTCCGCGCTGCAAGCACCAGAGGAGACTCCGCGCTGCAAGCTCCAGAGGAGACTCCGCGCCTGAAGCGCTAG